One uncultured Draconibacterium sp. genomic window, AAATTTTAATCATTCTAAAATTCAAAAACATGAAATCAAAAATCTTAATTTTAATTGTGATGATCATCGGATTTGGCATCATCTCTGAACGTGGATCAGCACAAATGGAACCGGCGATGCCAGCGAGTGAAGAAATTTCTGCATCAGAAAAACTGGTAGTACTTTGGACCAGCGGTGACAAAGAAGTGGCTGAAAAAATGGTACTGATGTACACCTTCAATTCAAAACGTTTCGATTGGTGGAAAGACATTACTCTGGTGGTGTGGGGGCCTTCGCAAAAAGTGCTGGTCGAAAACAAAGACATGCAGGATTATGTGAAAAAAATTATGGAGCAGGGGACTGCCGTAAAAGCCTGCAAGGGCTGTTCCGATATGTACGGTGTTTCAGATAAGCTGGAACAACTGGGCGTTGAAGTAAAATACATGGGCGAACTAACCGATTATTTAAAGGAAGGACGGCATGTTTTAACCTTATAATCGATTTTAACAATACAATATTTGAATAGACCTTTAAGGATTTTGGAACCTTGAAGGTCTTTTCATTTTGTTTAATATACAGTAATTTTAACTCTTGTAAAATTTTAGTTCACACACGGTTGTATCGTATGTTTTTATAATAGGCAGCAAACTTTGCTTAGACCAAATGCGTCTACAAATACTCCTAATTAATCCTGTTACTAAACATTAGCCCAAATAATTGCTTTTTGTACAACCCTTTTTTACCTTTAAACAGCTTTTATAATAATCTTAAAACCAAAAATGAATACCTCATAATACGCAAAGATCTAAATAAACAGTTTGGACAATTACCTCAAAACAGTCGCAAATCCTAATTTGGTTAGCAACAGGATCCGATCTTTTTAAGGTGCTTTTGCATAATACTTTTTAAAGTACTCCACTTTAATAATTCTGTTACTGAATAAAACTTAGTACTACAGTATTACTTTTTATATTGAATGAAGCTTAAAGTGAAAACGAAGTGTAAATGACAAGGAAAATTCTAAAAATGACAAGTTTAAAAATTCTATTTGTTTTAATGCTTTGTGTATTAAGTAGTTTTGCACAGAAAGCAGTTGGTTCAGGATTTGAAAATGTGCCACGGAGTGATGAAAGTTACAAGGCCGAAAAATCTTTATCAATAGCACTAAATTTGGCCCATTATTTCCCGACAGAGGAGGCAGAACAGTTAAACTTAAAAAGTTCGTTGTTTAATCTAGGAATAGAATCATTATTCTCTGTTGGTTTGAAAGCTAATTTGATTTTCTCAACCGGGCTAAATCTTCAATCCGGTAAAATTAGCCGTTCCAATCAGTACAAAGAGCGAATTAAATTCACTGAATTGAGCATTCCGTTTTTAATCACAAAACCTGTTTTTGAAAACACAGTGGATGGCATTTTTATTTCGTCAGGAGTTTATCTTGGACAATATGTACAGTCAATATTGGAAACTAAAAGTGTTATGATAGATCAGAACTCTGAGTGGCACGAATTATCCCCTGAATATATTGACAGCTATACCGATAACAATTTACTAGCTGACTTTTATTTGGGAATTGCATACCAGAATAAAGCTGTGAGAACAAACCATTTCCGATTCGAATTATTTACAAAATATAAATTGAAAGAGCATTGGATTAACGAAAACATTTCGCGATGGGTACTTGGTGCCAAAATCGTATATTCTTTAAAAATATAAAGGGGTATTACTTTTAATACTGGCTTTTACAAATTTGTAAAGCAAGGTTTAATAAAAAGGAATGTGCTAGAATCGCGGACTAGTCAAAGGATTTCATTTATGTTCGTTTAAACGTGTAATAATCTACGATTATTAACTAAAAAAGACTGCATTGCTATTCCAATGCAGTCTTTCTTTTTTTGCGAATCACTTTGTTTAGTATTCCAGAACAAATTCTTCTTTTGGATTACGTACTTTTTTCATGGGCGCTAACCAGTCGCCGCTGTCATCGCGATAACCCAATGGAAGCATGGTAACACTTCTTAACCCTTTCGATTTTAAATCAAGCAACTCGTCCAACTCATCGGTTGAGAATCCTTCCATTGGAGTACAGTCTACCTTTTGTTCGGCTGCCTGCGCTATGGCCAATCCAAAGCCAATGTAAGCCTGACGGGCCGTGTGTACAAAATTTTGTTCCGAAGTTTGTGGTAGATACATTGCTTTTAGTTTATCGGTGTACGAAGCAAAACGGCCACGAGGCAATCCGCGTTCATCAGTAGTTAAATTATAAATCTGATCAATTCGTTCTTCGGTGTACCTGTCCCAGGCAGCAAAAACCAACAGATGCGAACAATCTGCAACTATTTCCTGTCCCCAGGCAATCGGAACTATTTTCTTTTTTAAATCCTGATTGCTTATAACAATTACGCGAAATTGCTGCAAGCCTGATGAGGTTGGTGCCAGTCGTGCTGCCTCTACAATTTTATCTACATCTTCCTGCGCCACTTTTCGGGTAGGATCGTACTTTTTTGTGGCATAGCGCCAATTTAGATTTTCCAGTAATGACATTGTTTCTATTTTTATGACTTTAATATTTTGAACCTTATTTGGTTCGATCTAGTATTTTTAAAACGATTGCTTTTAGCTGCGCCAGGTCTTCAGGTGTTACTCCCATCGACTCTACAACTTTTTGCGGTACTTTTTCAGCCTGATGTTTTAGTTGTTTTCCGCTTTCTGTTAACGAGATTTCCACAACACGTTCGTCGCAACTTTTTCGTTTGCGCGAAATAAAACCTTTGGCTGCCAAACGTTTCAATAATGGAGTTGTGGTTCCGTTGTCCAGATTTAGTTTATCACCAATTTGATTTACCGTTTGTGGCTCTTCTTCCCACAAAACCATCATAGCAAGGTATTGCGGATAGGTAATGTCAATTTCATCCAGAAAAGGGCGGTAATGTTTTACAATTTCTCTCGATAAAGCATAGATCGGAAAACATACCTGACTTTTTAATTTTAACTCATCATCCATATCGAAATTTTTACTTTACAAAAGTAGTGCAAAATTATATTGTGGACGATATAGTAGTGTAAAATGTAAAAAAGTAGCTTATTTTTAACTTTAACGAAAGATTTGTAATGATTTTATGGTGTATGAATTTGGTTTGGGTTGAGTCTGGTCTTATTTTATGATTGTTCCTTTGGCTCCCCACCAATAAAAGGCATTCATTTTTAATCGGTTTGTTTTTACGCTCGGATCTTCGCCCTCCAGTTTTAATGCGTCTTCTACAGTCTCCACATCAAAAATCAGCAAGCCCCGGTGTTCTCCTCCGCCTTCAAATGGACCGGCAACAATCAGTTTTCCACTCTCTGCCAATTTGTTTAAGTGTGCAAGATGCATTTCCTGAAAATGCGCTGCTTCTGTTGAATCTTTACTTTTTGTTGTTCCACTCTCGAGCAGCATAAATACATATCGTTTCATGGTGTAAGTGGTGTCTCCTTCGGTATATGAAAATTCGCGTTGGTCTTGTGCCGAAACGGAAAAGGCAAAAGCTAAAAACAAAAAGGCAAAAACAAGTTTCATAATAAATTGATAAATGGTTAAACTGTTAAATTGTTAAATGGTCAAATTAATAAATTGATAAATTGTATTGTTTACTATACTAACCAAACCCTGAACCCTGAACTCTGAACTCTCTGACAGACTAGTCTTTCAACTGGTCTTTAAATATCTTTCTAAACTTCTCCACTTTTGGAGCCACCACAAACTGGCAGTAACCCTGCGATTTGTTTCGTGCAAAATAGTTGATGTGATAATCTTCAGCAACATAAAATTTATCGAAAGCGGTTACTTCGGTAACAATCGGATCGTCATACACTTTTTCTTCACTAAACAGCCGGATTACATTTTTAGCTACTTCTTTTTGTTTTTCTGAGTGATAGAAAATGGCCGAACGGTATTGTGTCCCAACATCGTTTCCCTGGCGGTTTAGCGTTGTCGGATCATGTGTCATAAAAAATACTTCAAGTATCTGGCTGAAACTTACCACTTCCGGATCGAAGGTGATTTGCACTACTTCGGCATGCCCTGTTGTTCCGGTACAAACAGCTTTGTAATCCGGATTTTCAACATAACCGCCACTGTAACCGGGTTTAACATCAACTACTCCTTTAAGTTCCAGGTACACCGCTTCGGTACACCAAAAGCATCCACCGCCAAGTGTTGCTTTTTCCAAATCTTTACTCATAATTGTGTTCGAATAAATTAGAAATAGGATTAATGCCAGCGTTTTTGTTTTCATGATCTTTTGAATTTAAACCTGCTCAACATTTTCTTTTCGAAGGCTAAAGCAAATTTGTACTGTCCAAACAAGGTGCCTACAATCATAAAAAGGATTTGGTAGGCCGGAACAACAATTAAAATGTACAATGGCACTTTAATCCAATAGCTTGTGTCGGCATTTATGTCTAAAAGGTAAAACACACCTTTTCGAACATAAAGGGCAGTTCTGCCTGTAACTGAAAAAATGATCAGAATGATTACCAGTTGAAAGTTACTTTTTATGTCCCATTTTTCTTTAAAACGCTCCAGCATATTATTTGCTTTTTATAGAAGTAACAAAAGAGTGTAAAGTATGTTTTCAGGAAAATTAAAATGCGTGGGTTTGGTAAATTATGTATCCGTAAACTGCAAACCGAAGGAGGCGAAACAGCGCGTATTTTAAGTAGCGTTTGGATGGGTATCCGGCCGAACCAACCAGTAAACTAACTGCCGACCACGGAACGGGAGTTAAGGCGGCAACAATTATTAAAAACAATCCGTACTTTTTTAGCTGGGGCCACCATTCTTTCAGCATCGTTTTTCGGAAATACCGAAACGATGAACGTTTGTGTATAAAACCGCCAATTAAAAAAGTAAGATAACCCATTGCATACGAAACGGCAGCAAAAAAAGCAAGGTTCAGAAAATAATGGGAAAGTGTATCTTTATTTATGGCCCAAATCATAAACATTTCGGGAGGGAAAATCCCAAAGAAAAATTCGGATAAACAATATACGAGGTACACCCAAAACGGGCGGGCGTAAATTTTTTCAATCCAGGCATCAGGCGCACGTGACAATATAAGCTCCTTAAACAGAAAATAAGCAGCCAGCATAAGTAAAAGCCAGGCCATTCCCTTGAGGCCGTTTTTTACTAAAAATTGCATGCGTGGACTAAGTTTCATAACTGTTTTCTGATTGAAAAATTGAAAATACAACAAATTTTGAGATAGAGGATTGCTTCGGAGAAAAATAGCAAAATATACACAGTAACAACTGCCTAAAAAGCTTAATCTTCGGAGGCTTCCATGGTTTTGCTAGAGTCGGCAACCAAACGATTCACTTCGTTTAATTCATCTTTTGTAAAGTGCCGGTATTCTCCTTTTTTGAGTTTGCCCAATTTAATGTTCATAATGCGAACGCGTTTTAATCGTGAAACTTCGTAACCGAGATACGAACACATTCGCCTGATCTGGCGGTTTAAACCTTGTGTAAGTACAATGTTAAACGTATAGTCGTCGATTCTTTCAACCTTGCATTTTTTTGTAATGGTATCAAGTATCGGAACGCCGTTGCTCATTTGCCGGATAAACGCCTGTGTAATTTTCCGGTTAACCGAAACAATGTATTCTTTTTCGTGATTGTTTTTCGAACGTAGAATTTTATTTACAATATCGCCGTCGTTGGTCATAAAAATTAATCCTTCGCTTGGTTTGTCGAGTCGGCCTATTGGGAAAATACGTTCTGGATAATTTATAAAATCAACAATGTTATTTTTAATACTGGTGTCGGTTGTGCAGGTAATACCAACCGGTTTATGAAATGCCAGGTAAACATTCTCAACCTCTTTGGTAATTATTTTTCCGTCAACTTCTATTTTGTCCTTTGGGCTAACCTGAACACCTAAACCGGCAACTACGTCGTTCACTTTTACTTTCCCGGCCTCAATCAGGCGGTCGGCTTCACGGCGCGAACAAAATCCTGTTTCCGAAATCGCTTTATTTAATCGCTTGCTTTCCATTGTGGCGTAAAAGTAGAAAATCTACAGCCACCATTCTGCTTTTACTCCTAAATAATGTCCCCAGCGTTGTTTGCCCACATACTGCAAATAGGGCGAATACAAACTTTCTGAAGCATTTTTGTTGTAATGCGAAACCGAAAGAATAAAACGGAAATGAGGCCGAACGCCTGTGCTTTTTTCACCGGTTGGAGCAAAAGTTGGTGCCAGACTGAATTTCTGATAGCGATATACCGGTTCTTCACCGTCGGTGCGTTGCGAGTAATGGAACTCGCTTAAAAGATGAAATTTATCGCTTACGTATTGTACATCTCTAAAGCCTAAAGTGAGGTCTTGTTTGTAATTGTATATTTCTCTGCCGAGATAAGTTTTGGCCATTCCTTTTGTATCGGCGGCACCTTTGCTTTGCGTAAAGATCAGGTAAGCATTAAAATTGTTATTTTCAGTAATATCAAACTTTATTTCATCAACAATCGACAAAGAATAGGCGCCTTCAAAACTTAATTTATCCAAGTCGGGGGCACCGTATGTTACCCAGGTTTTTGAATGACCACCGTCGCCGCCATTTGCAATCCGGGTGCCATAACGAATTGCAAATGTGTTATAAGCACCGGCACCGAGTTTTGGTAAGTTTGTATTTAATTTTAGTCCAAAAACAAAACCATGATCTGCCGGATAATTCAGAATGGTATCAGCGTCTTGAAGTGGAGTAGGAGTGGGCATATCATACCTTGTATCTCCCATTTTCTGGTATTCGAATAAACCGGTTAGCAAATGGTTGGCCGACAAATTAAGGTCGTGTTCCACAATAAAAACATTACGTTGGCGCAAAGCCAGGTTTGCAACACCATCGCCAATATTCAAATAGAAATAAGGAGGTACATCGGCTGTTGTATCGGTTGACGAAACAAAAATAGAGCTAAAACGTGTGTTTTTGTATTCAATCCCGAAGCCTTGTCCCGAATGATCGTCGAAATAAAAATGGTCGGCAATGTGTACTTCGCCTCTCCTGTACAATCGGGCACCTATCCAGATATTTAAGTCTTTGCCATTTATATTGCTAGCTTCGGCGTAAATTTCAGGTAATGCAACGGTAAGTCCACCAAGACTGCTGGTAGATGAGTTTCCGAAAAGTGATAAACTATTTGAATAAACAGCAAATCGGGTTTGAACTTTAATTTTTGTGAGGTCGTTTTCGTTAAATGGTTTAAACTGAAATGAAGGTACCAATTCCAGGTAGTCCTGTTCTTCGAGACGTCCTCCTATACTTCCCATATTGTTCAGGTTAAGCCGCCTTCCAATCGAACCTCCATTATCATAATTCCAGTCAACACCTACTCTTCCGTAGGTATCCATATTAAACCCATTTTTATCGTTTTGGTCGATGTAATTGAGTTGAGC contains:
- a CDS encoding YciI family protein, with product MKLVFAFLFLAFAFSVSAQDQREFSYTEGDTTYTMKRYVFMLLESGTTKSKDSTEAAHFQEMHLAHLNKLAESGKLIVAGPFEGGGEHRGLLIFDVETVEDALKLEGEDPSVKTNRLKMNAFYWWGAKGTIIK
- a CDS encoding DsrE family protein, whose protein sequence is MKSKILILIVMIIGFGIISERGSAQMEPAMPASEEISASEKLVVLWTSGDKEVAEKMVLMYTFNSKRFDWWKDITLVVWGPSQKVLVENKDMQDYVKKIMEQGTAVKACKGCSDMYGVSDKLEQLGVEVKYMGELTDYLKEGRHVLTL
- a CDS encoding NAD(P)H-dependent oxidoreductase; amino-acid sequence: MSLLENLNWRYATKKYDPTRKVAQEDVDKIVEAARLAPTSSGLQQFRVIVISNQDLKKKIVPIAWGQEIVADCSHLLVFAAWDRYTEERIDQIYNLTTDERGLPRGRFASYTDKLKAMYLPQTSEQNFVHTARQAYIGFGLAIAQAAEQKVDCTPMEGFSTDELDELLDLKSKGLRSVTMLPLGYRDDSGDWLAPMKKVRNPKEEFVLEY
- a CDS encoding MarR family transcriptional regulator; this translates as MDDELKLKSQVCFPIYALSREIVKHYRPFLDEIDITYPQYLAMMVLWEEEPQTVNQIGDKLNLDNGTTTPLLKRLAAKGFISRKRKSCDERVVEISLTESGKQLKHQAEKVPQKVVESMGVTPEDLAQLKAIVLKILDRTK
- the msrA gene encoding peptide-methionine (S)-S-oxide reductase MsrA, with protein sequence MKTKTLALILFLIYSNTIMSKDLEKATLGGGCFWCTEAVYLELKGVVDVKPGYSGGYVENPDYKAVCTGTTGHAEVVQITFDPEVVSFSQILEVFFMTHDPTTLNRQGNDVGTQYRSAIFYHSEKQKEVAKNVIRLFSEEKVYDDPIVTEVTAFDKFYVAEDYHINYFARNKSQGYCQFVVAPKVEKFRKIFKDQLKD
- a CDS encoding DUF6787 family protein, with protein sequence MLERFKEKWDIKSNFQLVIILIIFSVTGRTALYVRKGVFYLLDINADTSYWIKVPLYILIVVPAYQILFMIVGTLFGQYKFALAFEKKMLSRFKFKRS
- the rluF gene encoding 23S rRNA pseudouridine(2604) synthase RluF, which codes for MESKRLNKAISETGFCSRREADRLIEAGKVKVNDVVAGLGVQVSPKDKIEVDGKIITKEVENVYLAFHKPVGITCTTDTSIKNNIVDFINYPERIFPIGRLDKPSEGLIFMTNDGDIVNKILRSKNNHEKEYIVSVNRKITQAFIRQMSNGVPILDTITKKCKVERIDDYTFNIVLTQGLNRQIRRMCSYLGYEVSRLKRVRIMNIKLGKLKKGEYRHFTKDELNEVNRLVADSSKTMEASED
- a CDS encoding carbohydrate porin, translating into MKTYSSLLIGILCLIQFSSMAQLNYIDQNDKNGFNMDTYGRVGVDWNYDNGGSIGRRLNLNNMGSIGGRLEEQDYLELVPSFQFKPFNENDLTKIKVQTRFAVYSNSLSLFGNSSTSSLGGLTVALPEIYAEASNINGKDLNIWIGARLYRRGEVHIADHFYFDDHSGQGFGIEYKNTRFSSIFVSSTDTTADVPPYFYLNIGDGVANLALRQRNVFIVEHDLNLSANHLLTGLFEYQKMGDTRYDMPTPTPLQDADTILNYPADHGFVFGLKLNTNLPKLGAGAYNTFAIRYGTRIANGGDGGHSKTWVTYGAPDLDKLSFEGAYSLSIVDEIKFDITENNNFNAYLIFTQSKGAADTKGMAKTYLGREIYNYKQDLTLGFRDVQYVSDKFHLLSEFHYSQRTDGEEPVYRYQKFSLAPTFAPTGEKSTGVRPHFRFILSVSHYNKNASESLYSPYLQYVGKQRWGHYLGVKAEWWL